A single genomic interval of Anopheles marshallii chromosome 2, idAnoMarsDA_429_01, whole genome shotgun sequence harbors:
- the LOC128719514 gene encoding serine/threonine-protein phosphatase 4 regulatory subunit 3 — MTTDTRRRVKLYALNADRQWDDRGTGHVTSSYVDRVKGVSLLVHAENDGSMLLESKIHPDTTYHKQQDTLIVWSEGDNFDLALSFQEKAGCDEIWEKICQVQGKDPSVEITQESVEESEDERFEDMSDSAPPIELPPCELSRLEDISEVIASALTSAIRKDKLAQAIESENYIKKLLGLFRICEDLDNQEGLHYLYEIFKNIFLLNKNGLFEIMFAEDTIFDVVGCLEYDPSGNPPKNHRQYLRKLVKFREAIPIRNSDLLAKIHQTFRVQYIQDIVLPTPSVFEDNMLNTLSSFIFFNKVEIVTLIQEDDKFLDDLFALLTDPQTPDSKRRDSILFLKEFCNFAQYLQPQGKETFFKTLISLGVLPALEITLAINEKRTKAASIDILSTIVEYSPSVVRDYTLQQYNNSDSDEDQTLINIAIEQLLSDSEPEVGGAVQLITVLRILLDPENMLSSANKSEKSDFLNFFYKHSIQTLIAPLLRHTQSDKPTNEDYHVVQLLSVVLDILSFCVEHHTYHIKNCIINKDLLRKVLVLMNSAHTFLVLGALRFLRKIVSLKDEFYNRHIVKGNLFAPIVEAFIRNDSRYNLLESAILELFEFIRLEDIKSLYTYFVESFGKFFDDVQYVQTFKTLKSKYDQQQDRLKEKEKGNLESVPSILRNSNRYRRDQRQMDEDEEIWFNEEEDYAETAGKSGTPELDSTIGKMFEKKAMETASNLNGPKYGAVSTAQSHQLSSQLHGGVTATATSADDVAATSHLLNINNGTDGNDESAGSAASSAAHLQSTSLDPNCLSHAVAQAAAAAAAAAAAAAAAVANNNGLQSTSAISVEHVSTLGEVNHDHLHHKEHHGLGEDGTASANLTPADESALDDANSLVVSALGENDLSSVYQLQSASTVTSSVVGDVENAPVTIAPNHSSSSACETTTSSTLSSIPVTETCSSYNDTTTVPDCSSSAVNVESSDLDSNSTIAVDSSSSLEGVESLGAGVEETASSKRLSVDGMSDRAIQGVQINPAQGTDTDIGADVSLTTLVEDERDADDEQNSHSRHSGADKSTEKSHEASSDGANDAEMVNMAPSSLLATSILDSAPDVEQPTPSGTADPSFQASLSSTSSTNTTMVSGLKKGLVDYEGDSDEEDDDDDSSSPAQKRARIA; from the exons ATGACAACCGACACGAGAAGGCGCGTTAAGCTATACGCTTTGAATGCAGATCGCCAGTGGGATGATCGAGGAACGGGTCATGTCACATCCAGCTATGTCGATCGCGTCAAAG GTGTGTCCCTGCTTGTGCATGCAGAAAATGATGGATCCATGCTGCTAGAAAGCAAGATCCATCCGGACACAACATATCACAAACAACAGGACACACTCATCGTATGGAGCGAGGGCGATAATTTTGATCTGGCACTTAGCTTCCAAGAGAAGGCAGGATGCGACGAAATATGGGAGAAAATTTGTCAG GTGCAAGGGAAAGATCCTTCAGTAGAAATCACGCAAGAATCGGTCGAAGAATCGGAAGATGAGCGGTTCGAGGATATGTCCGATTCGGCACCACCGATTGAACTTCCACCATGCGAGCTCAGTCGTTTGGAGGACATTTCGGAGGTCATTGCCAGCGCACTAACGTCGGCAATTCGGAAGGATAAGTTGGCCCAGGCAATCGAATCGGAAAACTACATCAAAAAGTTGCTCGGTTTGTTTCGCATCTGCGAAGATTTGGACAATCAGGAAGGGCTGCACTATTTGTACGAGATCTTCAAGAACATCTTCCTGCTGAACAAGAACGGCCTGTTCGAGATCATGTTCGCCGAGGATACGATATTCGATGTAGTGGGATGTCTCGAGTACGATCCGTCCGGCAATCCGCCGAAGAATCATCGCCAGTATTTGCGAAAGTTGGTAAAGTTTCGCGAAGCGATACCGATCCGCAACTCAGACCTGCTGGCCAAGATTCACCAGACGTTCCGGGTGCAGTACATACAGGATATCGTACTGCCAACACCGTCCGTCTTCGAGGACAACATGCTGAACACGCTGtcgtcgtttattttttttaacaaggtGGAAATAGTGACGCTCATCCAGGAAGACGACAAGTTTCTGGACGATCTGTTTGCGCTGTTGACCGATCCGCAAACGCCCGATTCGAAACGGCGCGACAGTATTCTCTTTCTGAAGGAGTTTTGTAACTTTGCGCAGTACTTGCAGCCGCAGGGCAAGGAAACATTCTTCAAGACCCTGATCAGCCTCGGTGTGCTGCCGGCGCTCGAAATAACGCTGGCtattaatgaaaagcgaacaaaGGCCGCCTCAATCGACATCCTTTCAACGATAGTTGAATATTCACCGTCCGTTGTGCGGGACTACACGCTGCAGCAGTACAATAATTCCGACTCCGATGAG GACCAAACGTTGATCAACATTGCGATTGAGCAATTGCTCTCCGACTCAGAGCCAGAAGTGGGTGGTGCTGTACAGTTGATTACCGTGTTACGGATTCTGCTGGACCCGGAAAACATGCTCAGCTCGGCCAACAAGTCCGAGAAGTCGGATTTTCTTAACTTCTTTTACAAACACAGTATACAGACATTAATTG CTCCGCTGCTACGACACACACAATCGGATAAGCCAACCAACGAAGACTATCATGTGGTTCAGCTGCTGAGCGTGGTGTTGGACATTTTGTCGTTTTGTGTGGAACATCACACATACCACATCAAAAACTGCATCATTAACAAGGATCTGTTGCGGAAGGTGTTGGTACTGATGAACAGTGCGCACACGTTCCTGGTTTTGGGCGCGCTCAGATTTCTGCGCAAAATAGTTTCATTAAAGGACGAATTTTATAACAG GCACATTGTAAAGGGAAATTTGTTTGCTCCAATCGTCGAGGCGTTCATTCGCAACGACAGTCGTTACAATCTGCTTGAGTCGGCTATTTTGGAACTATTCGAATTCATTCGCCTAGAAGATATTAAGTCGCTGTATACTTACTTTGTCGAAAGCTTTGGCAAGTTTTTCGATGACGTACAGTACGTGCAGACGTTCAAAACCCTGAAGAGTAAATACGATCAGCAGCAAGACCGACTGAAGGAAAAGGAGAAAGGAAATTTGGAAAG TGTTCCATCCATTTTACGAAACAGTAACCGTTATCGAAGGGACCAGCGACAGATGGATGAAGACGAAGAGATATGGTTTAATGAAGAGGAAGATTATGCCGAAACTGCTGGTAAATCGGGGACACCGGAATTAGATTCGACGATCG GAAAAATGTTCGAGAAAAAGGCAATGGAAACGGCTAGCAATCTGAACGGTCCAAAGTACGGCGCAGTCTCGACGGCACAATCGCATCAGCTATCGTCTCAGCTGCATGGTGGTGTGACGGCCACCGCAACGTCAGCCGACGATGTGGCAGCAACATCGCACTTGCTAAACATTAACAATGGTACCGACGGCAACGACGAAAGCGCTGGTTCGGCAGCATCGTCGGCCGCACATCTTCAGTCCACATCGCTCGATCCAAATTGTCTTTCGCATGCGGTGGCGcaagcagcagctgctgcagctgctgccgccgccgccgccgctgcAGCCGTAGCAAACAATAATGGCCTTCAGTCGACGTCTGCCATTTCGGTTGAACATGTCAGTACGCTAGGGGAAGTGAATCACGACCATCTGCATCATAAAGAGCATCACGGGCTTGGGGAGGATGGCACCGCCAGTGCAAACCTGACCCCGGCTGACGAATCAGCTTTGGATGATGCCAACAGTCTGGTGGTAAGCGCACTCGGTGAGAACGATCTTTCATCCGTGTACCAGCTGCAATCGGCCAGCACCGTTACGAGCTCGGTTGTTGGAGATGTTGAAAACGCTCCCGTCACCATTGCGCCCAAtcacagcagcagtagcgcCTGTGAAACGACAACTTCCTCCACATTGTCGTCCATTCCGGTCACCGAAACGTGTTCCTCCTATAACGACACTACAACAGTGCCAGACTGCTCGTCGAGCGCTGTAAATGTGGAAAGCAGTGATCTCGATAGCAACAGTACGATTGCCGTTGACAGCAGTAGTTCGCTAGAAGGTGTCGAATCTCTCGGTGCAGGTGTAGAGGAAACAGCCTCCTCCAAGAGATTGTCGGTGGACGGCATGTCCGATCGTGCTATTCAAGGTGTACAGATCAACCCGGCGCAAGGTACGGACACAGACATCGGTGCCGATGTGTCACTTACCACATTGGTCGAAGATGAGCGTGATGCCGATGACGAGCAGAATAGTCACTCTAGGCACTCAGGTGCGGATAAAAGTACTGAAAAGTCGCACGAGGCTAGCAGTGACGGTGCGAATGACGCTGAAATGGTAAACATGGCGCCTTCATCGCTGTTAGCTACTTCAATACTGGACTCAGCACCAGACGTGGAACAACCGACACCCAGTGGCACGGCTGATCCTTCGTTCCAGGCAAGCTTGTCCTCCACTTcttcaacaaacacaaccatgGTTAGTGGTTTGAAAAAG GGTCTCGTTGATTATGAAGGTGATTCCGATGAGgaggacgatgacgacgacagCAGTAGTCCGGCACAAAAGAGGGCGAGAATAGCATAG
- the LOC128707763 gene encoding cilia- and flagella-associated protein 36, producing MAEDNSWVFDSLVCFLHGPVWNAPLQTFIEDKSIIFDPNLQPDESNPEFRKVHDEYKNLVDYMLGSFMEEMQITPEQFEFACLEGRHVASLGAPRAASAGTSGEDRAEQSGANTFSFHQGLFQQIWAANDIRIFIRMMVQRNVELQLQALDLIERRSQSMSKRDDSSDVDALSELQLKEDREQNDTPVEGEIERDILKSVENELNVPGRDPSAGASPVRQSVLDSTLDGELSAGEKDKFQRLNLFFDQEKINNEDMKARQEYLRSQRDKILTIKKQARARQLNETIRKNERPASAQVAQKFLEGETESVSVEPPEGSLQLRKMLAQRLRNEVAVDKE from the exons ATGGCGGAAGATAATTCGTGGGTGTTTGACTCGCTGGTGTGCTTTTTGCACGGTCCCGTGTGGAATGCTCCACTGCAAACATTTATCGAGGATAAATCGATTA TTTTTGATCCCAACCTGCAGCCTGATGAAAGCAACCCCGAATTTCGCAAAGTGCACGATGAATACAAGAATCTAGTTGATTACATGCTCGGTTCATTCATGGAGGAGATGCAAATAACGCCGGAACAGTTCGAGTTTGCCTGTCTGGAAGGTCGCCACGTGGCTAGCCTTGGTGCTCCCCGTGCCGCATCCGCCGGTACATCCGGTGAGGATCGCGCAGAACAGTCCGGTGCCAATACGTTTTCGTTCCATCAGGGTCTGTTTCAGCAGATATGGGCGGCCAATGATATACGTATTTTCATACGCATGATGGTACAGCGTAACGTGGAGCTACAACTACAGGCACTAGATTTAATCGAACGACGCTCCCAAAGCATGTCTAAGAGGGATGACAGTTCGGATGTTGATGCGCTATCGGAGTTGCAGCTGAAAGAAGATCGAGAGCAGAATGACACTCCGGTGGAGGGTGAAATCGAGCGCGATATTTTAAAATCGGTTGAAAACGAACTAAATGTCCCGGGGCGGGATCCGAGTGCAGGAGCCTCACCGGTTCGGCAGTCCGTTTTGGACAGCACTCTAGACGGTGAGCTGTCGGCGGGAGAAAAAGATAAGTTTCAGCgcttaaatttgtttttcgatcAGGAAAAG ATCAATAACGAAGATATGAAAGCGCGCCAAGAATATTTGCGCTCGCAGCGGGACAAAATTTTGACGATCAAAAAGCAGGCTCGGGCACGCCAACTGAACGAAACGATACGCAAAAACGAACGACCAGCCTCGGCACAGGTGGCACAGAAGTTTTTGGAAGGTGAAACCGAATCGGTATCGGTTGAACCACCAGAAGGATCGCTTCAGCTACGGAAGATGTTGGCCCAGCGACTACGAAACGAGGTGGCCGTTGATAAGGAGTAA